One window from the genome of Mycolicibacterium gadium encodes:
- the ripD gene encoding NlpC/P60 family peptidoglycan-binding protein RipD has protein sequence MRRIYALAISLALLVATPGLATAQPFPRPASQQQAIQTVIARGLAQRGVPFSFGGGDVNGPTRGSGPTANALGLDPEGRVVGLNPAADVVGFDASGLMVYAFAGVGVKLPRSSGAQYKVGQKVTPAQALPGDLIFYGPEGKDSVALFIGNGQMLEVGDVVTVSPVRTNNMTPYLSRIIA, from the coding sequence ATGAGAAGGATCTACGCCTTGGCGATCAGCCTGGCGCTGTTGGTTGCGACACCCGGTCTGGCGACCGCTCAGCCGTTCCCGCGGCCCGCCAGTCAGCAGCAGGCGATCCAGACGGTGATCGCGCGTGGACTTGCCCAACGGGGCGTTCCCTTTTCGTTCGGCGGCGGCGACGTCAACGGACCGACCCGTGGCAGCGGCCCGACCGCCAACGCACTCGGCCTCGACCCCGAGGGCAGGGTCGTGGGACTGAACCCGGCGGCGGACGTCGTCGGATTCGACGCGTCCGGCCTCATGGTCTATGCCTTCGCCGGCGTCGGCGTGAAGCTGCCACGCTCGTCGGGCGCCCAGTACAAGGTCGGCCAGAAGGTCACACCCGCACAAGCGCTTCCGGGCGATCTCATCTTCTACGGGCCCGAGGGCAAGGACAGTGTCGCGCTCTTCATCGGCAATGGGCAGATGCTCGAGGTCGGCGACGTCGTCACGGTGTCTCCGGTGCGTACCAACAACATGACGCCCTACCTGAGCCGCATCATCGCCTAG
- a CDS encoding fumarylacetoacetate hydrolase family protein: MRIRSVALGDQQFACVALGDGRLARIDRVLAGGPTDLLSLLAGEQLDALAAAVNTGVHDDHCVDPNALLLAPWTRPRKILGIGLNYGAHAGDLGERAPRTSPASFIKGDHTIIGPGEPIIVPPGIGKVTAEAELGLVIGRTCYQVPVEDAMAYVAGVVPVLDQTAETVLLENPRYLTRVKNYPTFFSFGPDLITLDEVLAHAPLADLRVATIHNGAVHRKDTVSGMTFSPAELLSFHSQVMPFYPGDILSTGTPGAVAIEPGDVVRCELGDELASLTNPVR; this comes from the coding sequence ATGCGCATTCGCAGCGTGGCGCTGGGCGACCAACAATTCGCGTGTGTCGCGCTAGGCGACGGCCGCCTCGCCCGCATCGATCGGGTGCTGGCCGGCGGACCGACGGACCTGTTGTCGCTCCTGGCTGGTGAACAGCTGGACGCACTCGCCGCCGCGGTGAACACCGGGGTCCACGACGACCACTGTGTCGATCCGAATGCGCTCCTGCTGGCGCCCTGGACGCGGCCTCGGAAAATACTGGGTATCGGGCTCAACTACGGCGCGCACGCCGGCGATCTTGGAGAGCGGGCGCCGCGCACCTCGCCTGCCTCGTTCATCAAGGGCGACCACACCATCATCGGCCCCGGTGAGCCGATCATCGTCCCGCCGGGGATCGGCAAGGTGACCGCGGAAGCCGAGTTGGGGCTGGTGATCGGACGTACCTGCTACCAGGTCCCCGTCGAGGACGCGATGGCCTATGTAGCGGGCGTCGTGCCGGTGCTCGATCAGACGGCCGAGACGGTGCTGCTGGAGAACCCGCGCTATCTCACGCGGGTCAAGAACTACCCCACGTTCTTCTCCTTCGGCCCGGACCTGATCACGCTCGACGAAGTGCTGGCCCATGCGCCGCTGGCAGATCTGCGCGTCGCGACCATCCACAACGGCGCCGTGCACCGCAAGGACACCGTCTCGGGAATGACGTTCTCCCCCGCGGAACTGCTCAGCTTCCACAGCCAGGTGATGCCGTTCTACCCCGGCGACATCCTGTCCACCGGCACCCCCGGCGCGGTCGCGATCGAGCCCGGCGACGTGGTGCGTTGCGAACTCGGCGACGAGCTCGCATCGCTGACCAACCCCGTGCGGTAA
- a CDS encoding helix-turn-helix transcriptional regulator, whose protein sequence is MTVASRLVGLRSGVPLYRYPTDPDTPPVSVVRASRKAMLDHGRHIHDFPALWYVQAKGLVYVAAAGEVLDPTQLDRFDGGIGMFFDPAALGADGDAAWPVWRGHPLLFPFLHGESGGLLKLTLPTARRAAWDAAITAIEAELDARLEGYRQAALAHLLLLLIDLARMADDVVGDLRHLGEPVLADVFAVIERRHGEALSLRDVAREVGMTPGHLTTIVRRRTGRTVQEWIIDRRMAESRRLLADTDLPIQEVARQVGIADPGYFSRVFRRTHGSSPRSWRGRP, encoded by the coding sequence ATGACAGTGGCATCCCGGCTGGTCGGACTCCGCAGCGGCGTCCCGCTGTACCGGTATCCCACCGATCCCGATACTCCGCCGGTGTCGGTGGTGCGCGCGTCGCGCAAGGCGATGCTCGATCACGGCCGACACATTCACGACTTTCCCGCGCTCTGGTACGTGCAGGCGAAGGGGCTCGTCTACGTGGCGGCGGCAGGTGAGGTCCTCGACCCAACTCAGTTGGATCGGTTCGACGGCGGTATCGGGATGTTCTTCGACCCGGCAGCACTGGGTGCGGACGGCGACGCGGCCTGGCCGGTCTGGCGGGGCCATCCCCTGCTTTTTCCGTTCCTGCACGGTGAATCGGGCGGGTTGCTCAAGCTGACGTTGCCCACGGCACGACGGGCGGCGTGGGACGCCGCGATCACCGCGATCGAAGCAGAACTCGACGCGCGGCTGGAGGGCTACCGGCAGGCCGCCCTTGCGCATCTGCTGTTGCTGCTCATCGATCTCGCCCGGATGGCCGACGATGTGGTGGGAGACCTGCGACACCTCGGCGAACCCGTGCTCGCCGACGTCTTCGCCGTGATCGAACGCCGCCATGGCGAAGCCCTGTCCCTGCGCGACGTGGCGCGCGAGGTGGGCATGACGCCCGGACACCTCACGACCATCGTCCGCCGTAGGACCGGCCGGACCGTGCAGGAATGGATCATCGACCGCCGGATGGCTGAAAGCCGGCGCCTGCTCGCCGACACCGACTTACCCATACAGGAGGTCGCCCGACAGGTCGGCATTGCCGACCCCGGGTACTTCAGCAGGGTGTTTCGCCGCACTCACGGTTCGTCCCCCCGCTCCTGGCGTGGCAGACCGTAG
- a CDS encoding class I SAM-dependent methyltransferase — MTENHPNSVRPHGADGHDYLPAAGRDALLPFYDLLTRALGMPKVYNNLIDQAEVADGMSVLEIGCGTGNLTARVHRAHPRAAVVGIDPDPRALARAERKVGVGNRIRFVRGYVQKLPFGADEFDRVLSSMMWHHLDREAKTTAASEILRVLRPGGSLHLVDIGGDMTPSDGFLAKRFLRSEHAAGNLGDAIPSLLRGVGFDCTTVASQRHRGVGRLTYYRAMRPAA; from the coding sequence ATGACCGAAAATCATCCTAATTCCGTGAGGCCACATGGGGCAGACGGCCATGACTACCTGCCCGCGGCCGGCCGCGACGCATTGCTTCCGTTCTACGATCTGCTGACCCGAGCGCTGGGCATGCCCAAGGTCTACAACAACCTCATAGACCAGGCCGAAGTTGCCGATGGGATGTCCGTCCTCGAAATCGGTTGCGGTACCGGCAACCTCACTGCTCGAGTGCACCGTGCACATCCGCGGGCCGCCGTTGTCGGTATCGACCCGGATCCGCGGGCTTTGGCTCGGGCGGAGCGCAAGGTCGGCGTCGGAAACCGAATCCGGTTCGTGCGAGGTTACGTTCAGAAGCTACCGTTCGGTGCCGACGAATTCGACCGTGTCCTGTCCTCGATGATGTGGCACCACCTGGATCGAGAAGCGAAAACCACGGCGGCGAGCGAGATACTTCGCGTGCTGCGCCCCGGAGGCAGCCTCCATCTTGTCGACATCGGCGGTGACATGACCCCGTCCGACGGGTTTCTGGCCAAGAGGTTCCTTCGCAGTGAACATGCGGCGGGGAACCTCGGGGATGCGATTCCGTCGCTACTGCGTGGTGTCGGCTTCGATTGCACGACGGTTGCCTCGCAACGTCATCGGGGTGTCGGCCGGCTCACGTACTACCGTGCGATGCGACCGGCGGCCTAG
- the lhgO gene encoding L-2-hydroxyglutarate oxidase yields MTDRVAVIGGGIVGVAIAREILTRRPDAQVTLFEKEDRLAAHQTGRNSGVVHAGLYYQPGSNKAVLCRRGVGLLEEFCAQRGIQNVKCGKVLVALDETERARLGGIEERALANGVPGVRTIGPEELREIEPHVRGLAALHSPSTSIVDFAEVTRALAEDAVQAGAKVLLGQEVIGLRSTGTEVVVTARTAGGTYQAAFDQVVACGGLQSDRLAELAGDGPDPVIMPFRGEYYALKPERRGLVNGLVYPVPDPRYPFLGVHITPRVDGEVLVGPNAVLALAREGYNWRTASRHDLAEIARTPAFWRFARRHWRTGIREMYGSLSKRRFIAGARAYVPEIRDDDVVPGPAGIRAQALEADGALVDDFRISVRDRIVLLRNAPSPAATSALAIAEHVVFTMTENRTMGE; encoded by the coding sequence ATGACCGACCGGGTAGCCGTCATCGGTGGTGGGATCGTCGGTGTCGCCATCGCGCGCGAGATCCTCACTCGGCGTCCCGACGCGCAGGTGACGCTGTTCGAGAAGGAAGACCGACTGGCCGCCCACCAAACCGGGCGGAACAGCGGCGTGGTCCATGCCGGTCTCTACTACCAACCCGGTTCGAACAAGGCGGTCCTTTGCCGGCGCGGCGTCGGCCTCCTCGAAGAGTTCTGTGCGCAACGCGGAATCCAGAACGTCAAATGCGGCAAGGTCTTGGTTGCGCTCGACGAAACCGAACGCGCACGGCTCGGCGGTATCGAGGAGCGCGCACTCGCCAACGGTGTCCCCGGCGTCCGCACGATCGGACCGGAGGAACTGCGCGAAATCGAACCGCATGTCCGTGGTTTGGCCGCATTGCACTCGCCGTCGACATCGATCGTCGACTTCGCCGAGGTGACTCGGGCGCTCGCCGAAGACGCCGTCCAGGCGGGGGCGAAAGTCCTGCTCGGACAGGAAGTCATCGGCCTCCGCTCCACCGGCACCGAGGTCGTCGTCACCGCGCGCACGGCAGGCGGCACCTACCAGGCCGCGTTCGACCAGGTCGTCGCCTGCGGCGGGTTGCAAAGCGACCGACTCGCCGAACTCGCGGGAGACGGGCCCGATCCGGTGATCATGCCGTTCCGCGGCGAGTACTACGCGCTGAAGCCGGAGCGACGTGGCCTCGTCAACGGACTCGTGTATCCCGTACCCGACCCGCGTTACCCGTTCCTTGGAGTCCACATCACCCCGCGCGTCGACGGCGAGGTCCTCGTCGGCCCCAACGCGGTACTGGCGCTGGCGCGCGAGGGCTACAACTGGCGCACCGCTTCACGGCACGACCTCGCGGAAATCGCTCGTACACCGGCATTCTGGCGTTTCGCACGTCGGCATTGGCGCACCGGAATCCGCGAAATGTACGGCTCGCTGAGCAAGCGGCGGTTCATCGCCGGCGCCCGCGCATACGTCCCCGAGATCCGCGACGACGATGTCGTGCCCGGCCCGGCGGGCATCCGCGCGCAGGCGCTGGAGGCCGACGGAGCGTTGGTCGATGATTTTCGGATCAGCGTCCGCGACCGCATCGTATTGCTGCGTAATGCCCCTTCGCCGGCCGCGACCTCGGCGCTGGCGATCGCGGAACACGTCGTATTCACCATGACCGAGAACAGGACCATGGGTGAATAG
- the aceA gene encoding isocitrate lyase ICL2 gives MAIIEADAAPQTPFDRDVADTQRYFDSPRFDGIIRLYSARQVVEQRGTIPSDYTVAREAAMAFHPRLRELFAQKKSITTFGPYSPGQAVVMKRMGIEGIYLGGWATSAKGSISEDPGPDLASYPLSQVPDEAAGLVRALLTADRNQQYLRLRMTPEQRETTPAYDYRPFIIADADTGHGGDPHVRNLIRRFVESGVPGYHIEDQRPGTKKCGHQGGKVLVPSDEQIKRLNTARFQLDIMRVPGIIVARTDAEAANLLDSRADERDQPFLLGVTNLKIPSYKACFLAMMRQFHDAGVTDLRGHLLYALPDGEYAAADAWLQRHGIQAMITDAAKEWQDSADDSIDAIFDRVESKFVDAWQIDAGLQTYGEAVGDLLDFREREGEPAETSAADWRKFAAKAPLYSARQKAKELGADAAWDCERAKTPEGYYQIRGGIPYAIAKSLAAAPFADILWMETKTADLADAKQFADAIHAEFPEKMLAYNLSPSFNWDTTGMSDDEMRAFPEELGKMGFVFNFITYGGHQVDGVACEEFATSLRQEGMLALARLQRKMRLVESPYRTPQTLVGGPRSDAALAASSGRTATTKSMGEGSTQHQHLVQTEVPKKLLEEWLALWSDHYQLGETLRVQLRPRRAGSDVLDLQILGDGEDPLANVVVDPIKDRHGRNILTVRDQNTFSEKMRKKRLMDVIHLWLIHRFKPEIVYYVTPTEDNIYQTEKMKSHGIFSNVYQEVGEIIVADVNQPRIDELLAPDREALKRLIAKED, from the coding sequence ATGGCCATTATCGAAGCGGATGCAGCGCCCCAGACCCCGTTTGATCGGGATGTCGCAGACACCCAGCGGTACTTCGACAGCCCGCGATTCGACGGGATCATTCGTCTCTACTCAGCCCGCCAGGTAGTCGAGCAGCGCGGCACGATCCCGTCCGATTACACCGTGGCCCGTGAGGCGGCCATGGCATTCCACCCGCGCCTGCGGGAACTGTTCGCCCAGAAGAAGAGCATCACCACTTTCGGGCCCTATTCGCCGGGCCAGGCGGTGGTCATGAAGCGGATGGGCATCGAGGGCATCTATCTCGGTGGCTGGGCTACATCGGCCAAGGGGTCGATCAGCGAAGACCCGGGACCCGACCTGGCCAGCTACCCGCTGAGTCAGGTGCCCGACGAGGCCGCCGGCCTGGTGCGCGCGCTGCTGACCGCGGACCGCAATCAGCAGTACCTACGGCTGCGCATGACCCCCGAACAACGCGAAACCACCCCGGCGTATGACTACCGACCGTTCATCATCGCCGACGCCGACACCGGGCACGGCGGAGATCCCCACGTACGCAACCTCATTCGCCGTTTTGTCGAGTCAGGGGTGCCCGGTTACCACATCGAAGACCAGCGTCCTGGCACGAAGAAGTGCGGCCACCAGGGCGGCAAGGTTCTCGTCCCCTCCGACGAACAGATCAAACGGCTGAACACCGCTCGCTTCCAGCTCGACATCATGCGGGTGCCCGGCATCATCGTGGCCCGCACGGACGCTGAAGCCGCCAACCTGCTCGACAGCCGCGCCGACGAGCGCGATCAGCCGTTCCTGCTCGGCGTCACCAACCTCAAGATCCCGTCGTACAAGGCCTGCTTCCTGGCGATGATGCGGCAGTTCCACGACGCGGGGGTCACGGACCTCAGAGGACATCTGCTCTACGCCCTGCCCGACGGTGAGTACGCGGCCGCCGACGCATGGCTCCAACGCCACGGCATCCAGGCCATGATCACCGACGCCGCCAAGGAGTGGCAGGACAGCGCCGACGATTCGATCGATGCGATATTCGATCGGGTCGAATCGAAGTTCGTCGACGCCTGGCAGATCGACGCCGGCCTGCAGACCTATGGCGAGGCGGTCGGCGATCTCCTCGACTTCCGTGAGCGCGAGGGTGAGCCGGCCGAGACGAGCGCCGCGGACTGGCGCAAGTTCGCCGCCAAGGCACCGCTGTACTCGGCGCGGCAAAAGGCCAAGGAGCTGGGCGCCGACGCCGCATGGGACTGCGAGCGGGCGAAAACCCCCGAAGGTTACTACCAGATCCGTGGCGGCATCCCCTACGCGATCGCCAAATCGCTGGCCGCCGCACCGTTCGCCGACATTCTCTGGATGGAGACGAAGACCGCCGACCTCGCCGACGCCAAGCAGTTCGCGGACGCGATTCACGCCGAGTTCCCCGAGAAGATGCTGGCGTACAACCTGTCTCCCTCGTTCAACTGGGACACCACCGGCATGAGCGACGACGAGATGCGTGCTTTCCCTGAGGAACTCGGCAAGATGGGGTTCGTCTTCAACTTCATCACCTACGGCGGCCACCAGGTCGACGGTGTGGCCTGCGAGGAGTTCGCCACGTCGCTGCGGCAGGAGGGCATGCTCGCACTGGCTCGCCTGCAGCGAAAGATGCGACTGGTCGAATCTCCCTACCGCACACCGCAAACTCTGGTCGGCGGGCCGCGCAGCGATGCCGCGCTGGCCGCGTCGTCGGGACGCACGGCGACCACCAAGTCCATGGGCGAAGGCTCCACCCAGCACCAGCACCTGGTGCAAACCGAGGTGCCGAAGAAGCTGCTCGAGGAGTGGCTGGCGCTGTGGAGCGATCACTATCAGCTCGGCGAGACACTCCGGGTGCAGCTACGACCGCGTCGCGCGGGCTCCGATGTCCTCGACTTGCAGATCCTCGGCGACGGCGAAGATCCGCTCGCCAACGTCGTGGTCGATCCCATCAAGGACCGGCACGGACGCAACATCCTGACGGTGCGCGATCAGAACACCTTCTCGGAGAAGATGCGCAAGAAGCGATTGATGGACGTCATCCATCTCTGGCTGATCCACCGCTTCAAGCCGGAGATCGTCTATTACGTGACGCCGACCGAGGACAACATCTATCAGACCGAGAAGATGAAGTCCCACGGCATCTTCAGCAACGTGTACCAGGAGGTCGGCGAGATCATCGTCGCCGATGTGAACCAGCCGCGCATCGATGAACTCCTCGCGCCCGATCGCGAGGCGCTCAAGCGGCTGATCGCCAAGGAGGACTGA
- a CDS encoding SDR family oxidoreductase, protein MDLGISGRTALVLGASGGLGSAIAARLAAEGVNVAAAGRSADALARTAARVEDAGAKALPLAWDLGDLDRMESVVTAVENTLGPIDILVNNTGGPPPTTVTGQEAVVWRTSFDQMVLSVIMLTDRVLPGMRERRWGRILTSTSSGALAPIPNLGLSNTLRASLHAWSKTLADEVGGDGVTSNVIVPGRIETDRTRFLDERRAEREGRTTEEVMRDSAATIAVGRYGRPEEYADVAAFLCSERASYVTGSVVRVDGGLIRGVA, encoded by the coding sequence ATGGATCTCGGCATTTCCGGACGAACCGCCCTGGTGCTGGGCGCCAGCGGCGGCCTCGGCAGCGCTATCGCGGCGCGCCTCGCTGCGGAAGGGGTGAACGTCGCCGCCGCAGGCCGCTCGGCCGATGCGCTGGCCAGAACGGCTGCCCGGGTGGAGGATGCCGGCGCGAAGGCTTTGCCGCTCGCGTGGGACCTCGGCGATCTCGATCGCATGGAGTCCGTCGTGACGGCGGTCGAGAACACGCTCGGGCCGATCGACATCCTGGTCAACAACACGGGCGGACCACCGCCCACGACCGTCACCGGTCAGGAGGCCGTCGTGTGGCGAACGAGTTTCGACCAGATGGTGCTGTCGGTGATCATGCTGACCGATCGCGTCCTGCCCGGGATGCGCGAGCGCCGGTGGGGACGCATCCTCACATCGACGTCGTCGGGTGCTCTGGCTCCCATCCCCAACCTCGGCCTTTCGAACACGCTTCGGGCGAGCTTGCACGCGTGGTCCAAGACGCTGGCCGACGAGGTGGGAGGCGACGGCGTGACGTCCAATGTCATTGTGCCGGGCCGGATCGAGACCGACCGGACCCGATTTCTCGACGAACGCCGGGCCGAACGGGAAGGGCGCACCACAGAAGAAGTGATGCGAGACAGTGCGGCCACGATTGCGGTCGGGCGGTACGGTCGTCCCGAGGAGTACGCCGACGTCGCGGCATTCCTATGCAGCGAAAGAGCCTCGTATGTCACCGGTTCCGTCGTCCGCGTCGACGGCGGACTGATCAGAGGCGTCGCCTGA
- a CDS encoding haloalkane dehalogenase: protein MDVLRTPDERFDNLPDYPFPPSYAVVETRGVPPVRMHYVDAGPADGPVVVLLHGQPTWSFMYRNVIRALVDSGMRVIAPDNVGYGRSDKLADATAYTFRRHIDWTRSLIDGLGLREATLVVQDWGGPIGLSVLAREPDRFARVVATNTILHTCDPGLAGKLAWAHHGVDEDRVMLQETLLDYVALYARAPDINPSMFLNAVAGPLAADVLAAYDAPFPDLSYKAGLRQMTALIPLTRNDPGAAIGRDTMAALRRWERPFLTAYSDGDPPTRGWDKVFQAQIPGAQCQPHTIITGAGHFIAEQKGAELAAVIAEFISVTT, encoded by the coding sequence ATGGACGTTCTCAGAACCCCAGACGAGCGATTCGACAACCTGCCCGACTATCCGTTTCCGCCCAGCTACGCCGTCGTCGAGACCCGCGGCGTACCCCCGGTGCGGATGCACTACGTCGACGCCGGGCCCGCCGACGGGCCCGTTGTCGTCCTCCTGCACGGGCAGCCGACGTGGTCGTTCATGTACCGCAATGTCATTCGGGCCCTTGTGGACTCGGGAATGCGGGTCATCGCGCCGGACAACGTCGGCTACGGTCGCTCCGACAAACTCGCCGACGCGACGGCCTACACGTTTCGCAGGCACATCGACTGGACCCGGAGTCTGATCGACGGGCTCGGCCTGCGCGAGGCGACGCTGGTGGTGCAGGACTGGGGCGGGCCGATCGGGCTGAGCGTGCTGGCCCGTGAACCCGACCGGTTTGCGAGGGTGGTCGCGACGAACACCATCTTGCACACGTGCGACCCAGGGTTGGCAGGCAAGCTCGCATGGGCGCATCACGGTGTCGACGAGGACCGGGTGATGTTGCAGGAGACACTGCTCGACTATGTCGCGTTGTACGCACGTGCGCCGGACATCAATCCGAGCATGTTCCTGAACGCGGTGGCCGGCCCGCTCGCTGCCGACGTGCTCGCGGCGTACGACGCCCCCTTCCCAGACCTCAGCTACAAAGCCGGACTACGGCAGATGACCGCGCTCATCCCGCTGACACGTAACGATCCCGGTGCGGCGATCGGGCGTGACACCATGGCCGCCCTGCGGCGGTGGGAAAGGCCCTTCCTGACCGCGTATTCAGACGGCGATCCACCAACTCGTGGGTGGGACAAGGTGTTTCAAGCGCAGATCCCCGGCGCCCAGTGTCAGCCGCACACGATCATCACCGGCGCCGGGCATTTCATCGCAGAGCAGAAAGGCGCGGAACTGGCCGCCGTCATCGCCGAATTCATCAGTGTCACAACCTAA
- the proS gene encoding proline--tRNA ligase, with translation MAVLTAQEDDFPRWYQDVLTKAKLAENGPARGTIVIRPNGYALWERMHAEVDGRIKAAGAHNAYFPLLIPMSFFEREAQHVEGFSPELAVVTHGGGKELAEPLAIRPTSETVIGEYMGKWIDSYRDLPLLLNQWANVVRWEMRPRIFLRTTEFLWQEGHTAHATEREARQYARRILHEVYEDFMRNTLAMPVIVGRKTARERFAGAANTMTCEGIMRDAKALQMSTSHELGQRFSQAFDITYSTADGTHDHCWTTSWGASTRMLGGLIMCHGDDFGLVLPPALAPVQAVVVVVKESDGAVTRAASTLADELQACGIRTKLDDNNSQGFGWRATEWDLQGVPIRVELGPRDVTDNVALLFRRDTREKSTVALSSVVDEARKLASRIKDDMLAAATARRDAVIVDCATLEETREIAQAGVARVPWESVGDAGEAELAAGGLTVRCLQRGDGSLPESDDDTGVLAYVARAY, from the coding sequence ATGGCGGTGCTTACGGCACAAGAAGACGACTTTCCGCGGTGGTATCAAGATGTCCTGACCAAGGCGAAGCTGGCTGAGAACGGCCCGGCCCGCGGAACCATCGTCATCCGGCCCAACGGCTACGCGCTGTGGGAGCGCATGCACGCCGAGGTCGACGGCCGGATCAAAGCCGCGGGGGCGCACAACGCGTACTTCCCCCTGCTGATCCCGATGAGCTTTTTCGAGCGCGAGGCGCAGCATGTCGAGGGATTCAGCCCCGAACTCGCTGTCGTGACGCACGGTGGCGGTAAGGAACTGGCCGAGCCGCTGGCCATCCGTCCGACCAGCGAAACGGTCATCGGTGAGTACATGGGCAAGTGGATCGACAGCTATCGCGATCTACCACTGCTCCTCAACCAGTGGGCCAACGTCGTACGCTGGGAGATGCGGCCACGAATCTTCCTGCGCACCACCGAATTCCTGTGGCAGGAAGGGCACACCGCCCATGCCACCGAGCGAGAGGCACGACAGTACGCGCGTCGGATCCTGCATGAAGTCTACGAAGACTTCATGCGCAACACCCTCGCCATGCCCGTGATCGTCGGCCGCAAGACGGCGCGCGAGCGTTTCGCCGGCGCCGCGAACACGATGACCTGCGAAGGAATCATGCGGGATGCCAAGGCATTGCAGATGAGCACCTCGCATGAGCTGGGGCAGCGATTCAGTCAGGCCTTCGACATCACGTACTCGACTGCCGACGGCACCCACGACCACTGCTGGACCACGTCGTGGGGTGCATCGACGCGCATGCTCGGTGGGCTGATCATGTGTCACGGCGACGATTTCGGCCTTGTGCTGCCGCCGGCGCTCGCACCCGTTCAGGCCGTGGTGGTCGTGGTGAAGGAGTCCGACGGTGCCGTCACCCGCGCCGCTTCGACGCTTGCTGACGAACTTCAGGCGTGTGGAATACGAACGAAGCTGGACGACAACAACTCTCAGGGCTTCGGCTGGCGGGCCACTGAATGGGACCTGCAGGGTGTGCCGATCCGTGTCGAGCTTGGCCCGCGAGACGTCACCGACAATGTCGCGCTACTCTTCCGCCGGGATACCCGAGAGAAGTCGACGGTGGCGCTGAGCAGCGTCGTGGACGAGGCGCGGAAGTTGGCTTCTCGTATCAAGGACGACATGCTGGCGGCTGCCACTGCCCGCCGTGACGCGGTCATCGTGGATTGCGCGACGTTGGAAGAAACACGCGAGATAGCTCAGGCGGGCGTCGCCAGGGTGCCATGGGAATCGGTCGGAGACGCGGGCGAGGCCGAGCTGGCCGCGGGTGGGCTGACGGTCAGGTGTCTGCAGCGCGGCGACGGGTCGTTGCCCGAATCCGACGACGACACAGGCGTACTCGCCTATGTCGCCAGGGCTTACTGA